A genomic stretch from Serratia entomophila includes:
- the recB gene encoding exodeoxyribonuclease V subunit beta codes for MTGAAPQRLDPLTLPLFGERLIEASAGTGKTFTIGALYLRLLLGLGRDAAFPRPLTVEEILVVTFTEAATEELRGRIRANIHGLRIACVRGKSDNPLFTALMAEIDDLADAASQLLAAERQMDEAAIYTIHGFCQRMLAHNAFESGMLFEQTLVQDELPLRRQACADFWRRHCYPLPLGVARAVSQEWSGPEALLADLSGYLHGEAPRLRQPPKEEETVLMRHEQIVVRIDAIKTQWRAATGDLEALISQSGVDKRSYSSKHLPNWLAKVGEWAGQETQDYQLPKELDKFRQSVLLEKTKKGEPPRHGLFTAIDELFAEPLTLRDLIMARALSEIRTSIQQEKRQRAELGFDDLLSRLDGALQSAGGEQLALAIRQRYPVAMIDEFQDTDPQQYRIFQKLYVGRPDCGLLLIGDPKQAIYAFRGADIFTYMRARSEVSAHYTLETNWRSSPAMIASVNHLFSQVDKPFLFGQIPFIEVSAAEKNQGLAFELHGKPQPAMQFWLQQGEGVGVSDYQQLMARLCAAQIRDWLSAGQQQQAWLNDGKSRRPVQASDITVLVRSRNEAALVRDALSALSIPSVYLSNRDSVFDTPEAKDLLWLLQAVLAPEQERTLRSAMATGLMGLDAPTLDGLSRDERAWDALVNEFDQYRTQWLRRGVLPMLSEVMKNRQLAENLLASPGGERRLTDVLHLGELLQEAAAQLDSEHALVRWLAQQIAQPNRQSDNQQLRLESDRHLVQVITIHKSKGLEFDLVWLPFVGNFRQQQQALYHDRHSFQALLDLNANEESQAWAEEERLAEDLRLLYVALTRSVYHCSIGIAPLIQGTRKKQGDTDLHRSALGYLVQAGQAGDAVYLNERLQQLAGGGVALSLVDTPDEQPWQPQTAGAAALAAKHFSRQIQDFWRVTSYTGLQQHGAGLMQDLLPRLDIDAAGEQAEDSEPALTPHTFPRGAAPGTFLHSLFETLDFTQPLDEGWLLEQLQQQGFAEHWQPVLQNWMQVLLNTPLNDSGVTLSALAPQHKQAELQFYLPINRLLSATELDALVKRYDPLSARCPALDFHRVQGMLKGFIDLVFCWQGKYYLLDYKSNWLGEDSGAYTRPAMEQAMAEHRYDLQYQLYTLALHRYLRHRLPDYDYQRHFGGVIYLFLRGVDAQHPGNGIFACRPEQSLVEGMDLLFSGETAASEEGS; via the coding sequence ATGACAGGGGCGGCCCCGCAAAGGCTTGATCCGCTGACGTTGCCGCTGTTTGGCGAGCGGCTGATAGAAGCGTCGGCGGGGACTGGCAAAACCTTCACTATCGGCGCGCTGTACCTGCGCCTGCTGCTGGGGCTCGGGCGGGATGCGGCATTTCCCCGGCCGCTGACGGTCGAAGAGATCCTGGTGGTGACCTTTACCGAGGCCGCCACTGAGGAGCTGCGCGGGCGCATACGCGCCAATATTCACGGGCTGCGCATCGCCTGCGTGCGCGGCAAAAGCGATAACCCCTTGTTTACCGCGCTGATGGCTGAAATCGACGATCTGGCCGACGCCGCCTCGCAGCTGTTGGCGGCCGAACGGCAGATGGACGAAGCGGCGATCTACACCATTCACGGCTTCTGCCAGCGCATGCTGGCCCACAACGCCTTCGAATCCGGCATGCTGTTTGAGCAAACGCTGGTGCAGGACGAATTGCCGCTGCGGCGGCAGGCCTGTGCGGATTTCTGGCGCCGCCATTGCTACCCGCTGCCGCTGGGGGTAGCCCGGGCGGTCAGCCAGGAGTGGAGCGGCCCGGAAGCGCTGTTGGCCGATCTTTCCGGCTATTTGCACGGTGAAGCGCCTCGGCTGCGCCAGCCGCCGAAAGAAGAAGAAACGGTGCTGATGCGCCACGAGCAGATTGTGGTGCGCATCGACGCCATCAAGACGCAGTGGCGGGCGGCTACGGGAGATCTCGAGGCGTTGATCAGCCAGTCCGGCGTAGACAAGCGCAGCTACAGCAGCAAACACCTGCCGAACTGGCTGGCTAAGGTCGGCGAGTGGGCCGGGCAGGAAACCCAGGACTATCAGTTGCCGAAGGAACTGGACAAGTTTCGCCAGTCGGTGCTGCTGGAGAAAACCAAGAAGGGTGAGCCGCCGCGTCACGGGCTGTTTACCGCTATCGATGAACTGTTTGCCGAACCCCTGACGCTGCGTGATCTGATCATGGCGCGCGCACTCAGTGAAATCCGCACCTCCATCCAGCAAGAGAAGCGCCAGCGCGCCGAGTTGGGGTTTGACGACCTGCTCAGCCGGCTGGACGGCGCCTTGCAGAGCGCCGGCGGCGAGCAGCTGGCGCTGGCGATCCGTCAGCGTTATCCGGTGGCGATGATCGATGAATTTCAGGATACCGACCCGCAGCAATATCGCATCTTCCAAAAGCTTTACGTCGGCCGGCCAGACTGCGGCTTGCTGTTGATCGGCGATCCGAAACAGGCGATTTACGCCTTCCGCGGCGCCGACATCTTCACCTATATGCGCGCCCGTTCCGAGGTGAGCGCCCACTATACGCTTGAAACCAACTGGCGCTCGTCTCCGGCGATGATCGCCAGCGTCAACCATCTGTTTTCTCAGGTGGATAAGCCATTCCTGTTCGGCCAAATCCCCTTTATCGAGGTCAGTGCGGCGGAAAAGAATCAAGGGCTGGCGTTTGAGTTGCATGGCAAGCCGCAGCCGGCGATGCAGTTTTGGCTGCAGCAGGGCGAAGGCGTAGGTGTAAGTGATTACCAACAACTGATGGCGCGGCTGTGCGCCGCGCAAATCCGCGACTGGCTCAGCGCCGGGCAGCAGCAACAAGCCTGGCTGAATGACGGTAAAAGCCGGCGGCCGGTGCAGGCTTCGGATATCACGGTGCTGGTGCGTAGCCGCAATGAGGCGGCGCTGGTGCGTGATGCGCTCAGCGCACTGTCCATTCCGTCAGTCTATCTCTCCAACCGCGACAGCGTCTTCGACACGCCGGAAGCCAAAGACCTGCTGTGGTTGCTGCAGGCGGTGCTGGCGCCGGAGCAGGAGCGCACGCTGCGCAGCGCCATGGCCACCGGGCTGATGGGGCTGGATGCACCCACGCTGGACGGCCTGAGCCGCGACGAACGGGCCTGGGACGCCTTGGTGAATGAGTTTGACCAATACCGCACCCAATGGTTGCGCCGCGGCGTGTTGCCGATGCTGAGCGAGGTGATGAAGAACCGCCAACTGGCGGAGAACCTGCTGGCCAGCCCCGGCGGAGAACGGCGCCTGACCGACGTGCTGCATCTGGGTGAGCTGTTGCAGGAAGCCGCCGCACAGCTCGACAGCGAACACGCGCTGGTGCGCTGGCTGGCGCAGCAAATTGCACAGCCCAATCGCCAGTCCGACAATCAGCAGCTGCGGCTGGAAAGCGATCGTCATCTGGTGCAGGTGATCACCATCCACAAATCCAAAGGGCTGGAGTTCGATCTGGTATGGCTGCCGTTCGTCGGCAATTTCCGCCAGCAGCAGCAGGCGCTGTATCACGATCGCCACAGCTTCCAGGCGTTGCTGGATCTCAACGCCAACGAAGAGAGCCAGGCCTGGGCGGAAGAAGAACGGCTGGCGGAGGATTTGCGCTTGCTGTACGTGGCGTTGACCCGCTCGGTGTACCACTGCAGCATCGGCATTGCGCCGCTTATCCAGGGCACCCGCAAGAAGCAGGGCGACACCGATCTGCACCGCAGCGCGCTGGGCTATCTGGTGCAGGCCGGCCAGGCCGGCGATGCGGTCTACCTGAACGAACGCCTGCAGCAGTTGGCCGGCGGCGGCGTGGCGCTGTCGTTGGTCGATACGCCGGATGAGCAGCCGTGGCAGCCGCAAACGGCGGGCGCGGCGGCGCTGGCGGCGAAGCATTTTAGCCGCCAGATTCAGGATTTCTGGCGGGTCACCAGCTATACCGGCCTGCAGCAGCATGGCGCGGGTTTGATGCAGGATCTGCTGCCGCGGCTGGATATCGATGCCGCCGGCGAACAGGCCGAAGACAGTGAGCCAGCGCTCACACCGCATACCTTCCCGCGCGGTGCGGCGCCCGGCACCTTCCTGCACAGCCTGTTTGAAACCCTGGATTTCACCCAGCCGCTGGATGAAGGGTGGCTGCTGGAGCAACTGCAGCAGCAGGGTTTTGCCGAACACTGGCAGCCGGTGTTGCAGAATTGGATGCAGGTGCTGCTTAACACCCCGCTGAACGACAGCGGCGTAACGCTGTCGGCGCTGGCGCCGCAGCACAAGCAGGCCGAGCTGCAGTTTTATCTGCCGATCAATAGGCTGCTGTCGGCGACTGAGCTGGATGCGCTGGTGAAGCGTTATGATCCGTTGTCGGCCCGCTGCCCGGCGCTGGATTTCCATCGGGTGCAGGGCATGCTCAAAGGCTTTATCGATTTGGTGTTCTGCTGGCAGGGTAAATATTACCTGCTGGACTACAAATCCAACTGGCTGGGAGAGGACAGCGGCGCCTATACCCGGCCGGCGATGGAGCAGGCGATGGCGGAGCATCGCTATGATCTGCAGTACCAGCTTTATACCCTGGCGCTGCACCGTTATCTGCGCCACCGGCTGCCGGATTACGACTACCAGCGCCATTTTGGCGGGGTAATTTACCTGTTCCTGCGCGGCGTGGACGCGCAACACCCGGGCAACGGCATTTTCGCCTGCCGCCCGGAACAATCTCTGGTGGAAGGCATGGATCTGTTGTTCAGCGGCGAAACCGCCGCGTCGGAGGAGGGATCATGA
- a CDS encoding YgdB family protein — protein MNAPAQQGGSTLAAVMMLLVMGLMLLNAQHRQLDSALLLASDQQRYLQAYNQAASALSWGMAQRWPQGGLSAGGWLCRQNVELSACVRQSARAGMVLVRGEGALRSGEPLWLYQLSKTEGTGAEAGLIAEPGGWLDFCPEKKEADCAG, from the coding sequence GTGAACGCGCCCGCGCAGCAGGGCGGCAGCACTCTGGCGGCGGTGATGATGCTGTTGGTGATGGGGCTGATGCTGTTGAACGCCCAGCACCGTCAGTTGGACAGCGCACTGCTGTTGGCGAGCGATCAGCAGCGCTACCTGCAGGCCTATAATCAGGCGGCCTCCGCGCTCAGTTGGGGCATGGCGCAACGCTGGCCGCAAGGCGGCCTGAGCGCCGGGGGCTGGTTGTGCCGGCAAAACGTTGAGTTATCCGCCTGCGTCAGGCAGTCCGCCCGCGCAGGGATGGTGCTGGTGCGCGGGGAAGGCGCGTTGCGCAGCGGCGAGCCGCTGTGGCTCTATCAGTTGAGCAAAACCGAGGGAACGGGAGCAGAAGCCGGTCTGATTGCCGAGCCGGGCGGCTGGCTGGATTTTTGCCCGGAGAAGAAGGAGGCGGACTGTGCGGGTTAA
- the ptrA gene encoding pitrilysin: MRRQLARITGLVLLAMCWAPLSWAAQGWQPLAEKINKSEHDPRHYQAITLANGMTVLLVSDAQAPKSLAALALPVGSLEDPNSQLGLAHYLEHMVLMGSKRYPQPENLSEFLKKHGGSHNASTASYRTAFYLEVENDALEPAVDRMADAIAEPLLEAGNADRERNAVNAELTMARSRDGMRMAQVGAETLNPAHPSARFSGGNLDTLKDKPGSKLHDELTGFYKRYYSANLMMGVLYGNQPLPQLAEIAAKTFGRVPNHDASVPPITVPAVTPEQQGIIIHYVPAQPRKQLKVEFRIDNNSAAFRSKTDTYISYLIGNRSKNTLSDWLQKQGLADAINAGADPMVDRNGGVFSISVSLTDKGLAQRDQVVAAIFNYLKMLRGEGIKQSYFDEISHVLNLDFRYPSITRDMDYIEWLVDTMLRVPVEHALDAPYLADRYDAKAIAERLDAMTPQNARIWFVSPNEPHDKTAYFVNAPYQVDKITPQRFEQWQQLGKGIALSLPALNPYIPDDFTLTKPSHEFKKPEMVVDQPGLRVLYMPSRYFADEPKADVTVAFRNAKTMDSARNQVLFSLTDYLAGIALDQLSYQASVGGLSFSTSPNNGLMFNANGFTQRLPQLLTSLIEGYSSFTPTEDQLAQAKSWYLEQLDAAEKGKAFELAIQPVQMISRVPYSERSERREVLKNLTLKDVLAYRDGLLADATPELLVVGNMSKRQVDTLASTLKHRLGCTGVEWWHGEDVVVDKDQLANLQRAGSSTDSALAAVYVPTGYDEVTGMAYSSLLGQIIQPWFYSQLRTEEQLGYAVFAFPMSVGRQWGVGFLLQSNSKQPAYLYQRYQDFYPKTEKRLRAMSEADFGQYKQALINELKQRPQTLSEEASRFANDFDRGNFAFDTREKLIAQVQQLTPAKLADFFHQAVIQPQGLAVLSQVSGSGQDKAEYAEQKGWVTYPNASALQQVLPRKVATP, from the coding sequence ATGCGCAGACAGTTGGCCCGCATTACCGGGTTGGTATTATTGGCAATGTGTTGGGCGCCGTTAAGCTGGGCCGCACAGGGATGGCAGCCGCTGGCGGAGAAGATCAACAAAAGCGAGCACGATCCGCGTCACTATCAGGCGATCACGCTGGCGAACGGCATGACGGTGCTGCTGGTTTCCGACGCTCAGGCGCCGAAATCGCTGGCGGCCCTGGCGCTGCCGGTCGGCTCGCTGGAGGATCCGAACAGCCAGCTCGGCTTGGCGCACTATCTGGAACACATGGTGCTGATGGGCTCCAAGCGCTATCCGCAGCCGGAAAACCTGTCGGAATTCCTGAAGAAACACGGCGGCAGCCACAACGCCAGCACGGCCTCTTACCGCACCGCGTTCTACCTGGAAGTGGAAAACGATGCGCTGGAGCCGGCGGTCGATCGCATGGCGGACGCCATTGCGGAGCCGCTGCTGGAAGCGGGCAACGCCGATCGCGAGCGCAATGCGGTTAACGCCGAGCTGACGATGGCGCGTTCGCGTGACGGCATGCGCATGGCGCAGGTCGGGGCGGAAACGCTGAACCCGGCGCACCCGAGCGCGCGCTTCTCCGGCGGCAACCTCGACACCCTGAAGGACAAACCGGGCAGCAAGCTGCACGATGAACTGACCGGCTTCTATAAGCGCTACTATTCCGCCAACCTGATGATGGGCGTGCTGTACGGCAACCAGCCGTTGCCGCAGCTGGCGGAAATCGCAGCCAAAACCTTTGGCAGGGTGCCGAACCATGACGCCAGCGTGCCGCCGATCACCGTACCGGCCGTCACGCCGGAGCAGCAGGGCATCATTATTCACTATGTGCCGGCGCAGCCGCGCAAGCAGCTGAAGGTCGAATTTCGCATCGATAACAACAGCGCCGCGTTCCGCAGCAAAACCGATACCTACATCAGCTACCTGATCGGCAACCGCAGCAAAAATACCCTGTCGGACTGGCTGCAGAAACAGGGGCTGGCGGATGCGATCAACGCCGGCGCCGATCCGATGGTAGACCGCAACGGCGGGGTGTTCTCGATCAGCGTATCCCTGACCGACAAAGGGCTGGCCCAGCGCGACCAGGTGGTGGCCGCTATTTTCAACTACCTGAAAATGTTGCGTGGCGAGGGCATCAAGCAGAGCTATTTCGACGAGATTTCACACGTCCTGAATCTGGACTTCCGCTATCCGTCGATCACCCGCGACATGGATTACATCGAATGGCTGGTGGATACCATGCTGCGCGTGCCGGTCGAACATGCGCTGGACGCCCCATATCTGGCCGACCGCTATGACGCCAAGGCGATCGCTGAGCGTCTGGACGCCATGACGCCGCAAAACGCGCGTATCTGGTTCGTCAGCCCGAACGAGCCGCATGACAAGACGGCGTACTTCGTCAACGCGCCTTATCAGGTGGATAAAATCACCCCGCAGCGGTTTGAACAGTGGCAGCAACTGGGCAAGGGGATCGCGTTGTCGTTGCCGGCGCTGAACCCCTATATTCCGGACGACTTCACCCTGACCAAGCCATCGCACGAGTTCAAAAAGCCGGAGATGGTGGTGGATCAGCCGGGTCTGCGCGTGCTGTACATGCCGAGCCGTTATTTTGCCGATGAGCCGAAGGCGGACGTCACCGTCGCTTTCCGCAACGCCAAAACCATGGACTCCGCGCGCAATCAGGTGCTGTTTTCTTTGACCGATTACCTGGCCGGCATTGCGCTGGATCAGTTGAGCTATCAGGCGTCGGTCGGTGGCTTGAGCTTCTCGACCTCGCCAAACAACGGCCTGATGTTCAACGCCAACGGCTTTACCCAGCGTTTGCCGCAGCTGTTGACGTCGCTGATTGAAGGTTACTCCAGCTTCACCCCGACCGAAGATCAGCTGGCGCAGGCCAAGTCCTGGTATTTGGAACAGTTGGATGCGGCCGAGAAGGGCAAGGCGTTTGAACTGGCTATTCAGCCGGTGCAGATGATTTCCCGCGTGCCTTACTCAGAGCGCAGCGAACGCCGCGAAGTGCTGAAAAACCTGACGCTGAAAGACGTGCTGGCCTACCGCGACGGCCTGTTGGCGGATGCCACGCCGGAGCTGCTGGTGGTGGGCAACATGAGCAAACGGCAGGTCGATACCCTGGCCTCTACGCTGAAGCACCGCCTGGGTTGCACCGGCGTTGAATGGTGGCACGGCGAAGACGTGGTGGTGGACAAGGATCAGCTGGCCAACCTGCAGCGCGCGGGCAGCAGCACCGATTCGGCGCTGGCGGCGGTCTATGTGCCGACCGGCTACGATGAAGTAACGGGTATGGCCTACAGTTCGCTGCTGGGGCAGATTATCCAGCCATGGTTCTACAGCCAATTGCGCACGGAAGAGCAACTGGGCTATGCAGTATTCGCATTTCCAATGTCGGTTGGCCGCCAGTGGGGCGTAGGTTTCCTGCTGCAGAGCAACAGCAAACAGCCGGCCTATCTGTATCAGCGTTACCAGGACTTTTACCCGAAAACGGAAAAACGCCTGCGCGCGATGAGCGAAGCGGATTTCGGACAGTACAAACAGGCGCTGATCAACGAACTGAAGCAGCGGCCGCAAACCCTGAGCGAAGAGGCCAGCCGCTTCGCCAACGATTTCGACCGCGGCAATTTCGCCTTCGATACCCGCGAGAAGCTGATTGCGCAGGTGCAACAGTTGACGCCGGCCAAGCTGGCGGACTTCTTCCACCAGGCGGTGATCCAGCCGCAGGGGTTGGCGGTGCTGTCGCAGGTTAGCGGCAGCGGCCAGGACAAGGCGGAGTACGCCGAGCAGAAGGGGTGGGTAACCTATCCTAATGCCTCCGCGCTGCAACAGGTATTGCCGCGCAAGGTGGCGACACCATGA
- the recC gene encoding exodeoxyribonuclease V subunit gamma: protein MFTVYHSNQLDLLKTLTSALIARDPLADPFQQEVVLVQSPGMAQWLQMQLAEQFGIAANIAFPLPATFIWEMFTRVLPDIPKESAFSKDAMTWKLMWLLPELLAQPAFASLQHYLTDDGDKRKIHQLAGRVADLFDQYLVYRPQWLESWQRGERIDGLAEAQQWQAPLWERLVEYTRELGQPEWHRANLYSRFIHALDNAQSCPPGLPPRVFICGISALPPVYLEALQALGRHIDIHLMFTNPCRYYWGDIQDYAFLARLQSRKRRHYHQARDQGLFREPGQAAQLFDAEGQQQLSNPLLASWGKLGRDHLYLLSQMEGVQEVDAFVDIPADNMLHVIQRDMLELEDNAVIGATPETLESSAGKRPLDLQDRSLSLHACHSPQREVEVLHDQLLTMLAEDPELTPRDIIVMVADIDSYTPYIQAVFGNASAERYLPFAISDRKARQAHPALQAFISLLDLPQSRFTSEQVLALLEVPALAARFAIREEGLRLLRHWVGESGVRWGLDDDNVRELELPATGQHTWRFGITRMLLGYAMDSNAGDWQGILPYDESSGLVAELAGQLADMLASLSRWRQLLSEARPLEEWLPLCRQLLDTFFAPDGETEVVLALIERQWQQAIGFGLAARYPDAVPLSILRDDLAARLDQERISQRFLAGQINFCTLMPMRSIPFKVVCLLGMNDGVYPRTLPPLGFDLMAQQVKRGDRSRRDDDRYLFLEAILSAQQRLYISFIGRSIQDNGLRYPSVLVTELLEYLEQSYCLPGDENLDADGSAQRVGEHLLKWHARMPFAAENFLPGSEAQSYAAEWLPAADGRGAAHPAFNQPLLAEEPPQISLDDLLRFYRHPIRAFFQLRLGVSFILEETELLDEEPFTLDNLSRYQFNSQLLNTLIDGEDPARLFQRVRAAGGLPFGAFGEIYWQKQQEEMTELAEQVRAERSEGHSLELDIEIDGVRISGWLHQVQEDGLLRWRPATLSAVDGILLWLEHLAYCCAGGTGESRIYGRKNSAWRFAALTPAEARTQLAELLAGYRRGLCQPLLLLNKSGWAWLSQCYQPETQQIDWEEETQIKARAKLLQAWQGDQRIPGEGEDPYVQRVFRQLDNDYLAQILVETERYLLPVARHNLG from the coding sequence ATGTTCACGGTTTATCATTCCAATCAGCTGGATTTATTGAAAACGCTGACCAGCGCGTTGATAGCCAGAGATCCGTTGGCCGACCCTTTTCAACAGGAAGTGGTGCTGGTGCAAAGCCCCGGCATGGCGCAATGGCTGCAGATGCAGCTGGCGGAGCAGTTCGGCATCGCCGCCAATATCGCCTTTCCCCTGCCGGCGACCTTTATCTGGGAAATGTTTACCCGGGTGCTGCCGGATATTCCCAAAGAAAGCGCCTTCAGCAAGGATGCGATGACCTGGAAGCTGATGTGGCTGCTGCCGGAGCTGCTGGCCCAGCCGGCGTTTGCCTCGCTGCAGCACTACCTCACCGACGACGGCGACAAACGCAAAATTCATCAGTTGGCCGGCCGGGTGGCCGACCTGTTTGACCAATATCTGGTGTACCGCCCGCAGTGGCTGGAGAGCTGGCAGCGCGGCGAACGCATCGACGGCCTGGCGGAGGCCCAACAGTGGCAGGCTCCGCTGTGGGAGCGCCTGGTGGAGTACACGCGTGAGCTGGGGCAGCCGGAATGGCACCGCGCCAATCTGTACAGCCGCTTTATCCATGCGTTGGACAACGCGCAATCATGCCCGCCCGGTCTGCCGCCGCGGGTGTTTATCTGCGGCATTTCGGCGCTGCCGCCGGTGTATCTGGAAGCGCTGCAGGCGCTGGGCCGCCATATCGACATTCACCTGATGTTCACCAACCCTTGCCGCTATTACTGGGGCGATATTCAGGACTACGCGTTTCTCGCCCGGTTGCAGAGCCGCAAACGCCGCCACTATCACCAGGCGCGCGATCAGGGGCTGTTCCGCGAGCCGGGCCAGGCGGCGCAGCTGTTCGACGCCGAGGGGCAGCAACAGCTCAGCAACCCGCTGTTGGCCTCCTGGGGCAAGCTGGGGCGCGACCACCTTTATTTGCTGTCGCAGATGGAAGGCGTGCAGGAGGTCGACGCTTTTGTCGATATTCCGGCCGACAACATGTTGCACGTTATCCAGCGCGACATGCTGGAGCTGGAAGATAACGCGGTGATCGGCGCGACGCCGGAAACGCTGGAGAGCAGCGCCGGCAAGCGCCCGCTGGATCTTCAGGATCGCTCTCTCAGCCTGCACGCCTGTCACAGCCCGCAGCGCGAGGTCGAGGTGCTGCACGACCAACTGTTGACCATGCTGGCGGAAGATCCCGAGCTGACGCCGCGCGACATTATCGTGATGGTGGCGGATATCGACAGCTACACGCCCTACATTCAGGCGGTGTTCGGCAATGCGTCCGCCGAGCGTTACCTGCCGTTTGCCATTTCTGACCGGAAAGCGCGCCAGGCGCATCCCGCGCTGCAGGCGTTTATTTCGCTGCTCGACCTGCCGCAAAGCCGGTTTACCTCGGAACAGGTGCTGGCGTTGCTGGAGGTTCCGGCGCTGGCGGCGCGTTTCGCCATACGCGAGGAAGGGTTGCGCCTGTTGCGGCACTGGGTCGGCGAGTCTGGCGTGCGCTGGGGCCTGGACGACGACAACGTGCGCGAGCTGGAATTGCCGGCAACCGGCCAGCACACCTGGCGTTTTGGCATCACGCGCATGCTGCTCGGCTATGCGATGGACAGCAATGCCGGTGACTGGCAGGGTATATTGCCCTACGACGAATCAAGCGGGTTGGTCGCTGAGCTGGCCGGGCAGTTGGCGGATATGCTGGCCAGCCTCAGCCGCTGGCGGCAGCTGCTGAGCGAAGCGCGCCCGTTGGAAGAGTGGCTGCCGCTGTGCCGCCAACTGCTGGATACTTTTTTCGCACCGGATGGCGAGACCGAAGTGGTGCTGGCGCTGATCGAACGGCAGTGGCAGCAGGCCATCGGCTTCGGCCTGGCGGCGCGCTACCCGGATGCGGTGCCTTTGAGCATCCTGCGCGACGATCTGGCGGCGCGGCTCGATCAGGAGCGCATCAGCCAGCGCTTTCTGGCCGGGCAAATCAACTTCTGCACCCTGATGCCCATGCGTTCCATTCCGTTCAAAGTGGTTTGCCTGCTGGGCATGAACGACGGAGTTTACCCGCGCACCCTGCCGCCGTTGGGTTTTGACCTGATGGCCCAGCAGGTTAAGCGCGGCGATCGCAGCCGCCGCGACGACGACCGCTACCTGTTCCTCGAAGCGATTTTGTCGGCGCAGCAGCGGTTGTACATCAGCTTTATCGGCCGTTCGATCCAGGATAACGGCCTGCGCTATCCCTCAGTGCTGGTCACCGAGCTGCTGGAATACCTGGAGCAGAGCTATTGCCTGCCGGGAGACGAAAACCTGGACGCCGACGGCAGTGCCCAGCGGGTTGGCGAGCACTTGCTGAAGTGGCATGCGCGCATGCCCTTCGCCGCCGAAAACTTCCTGCCCGGCTCCGAGGCGCAAAGCTATGCCGCCGAGTGGCTGCCCGCCGCCGACGGGCGCGGCGCGGCGCACCCGGCCTTCAATCAGCCGCTGCTTGCCGAAGAGCCGCCGCAGATTTCGCTGGACGACCTGCTGCGATTTTATCGGCACCCGATCCGCGCCTTCTTCCAGCTGCGCCTTGGCGTCAGCTTTATTCTGGAAGAAACCGAACTGCTGGACGAAGAGCCTTTCACGCTGGATAACCTCAGCCGCTACCAGTTCAACAGCCAGCTGTTGAACACCCTGATAGACGGCGAAGATCCGGCGCGGCTGTTCCAGCGGGTGCGCGCCGCAGGCGGTTTGCCGTTTGGCGCCTTTGGCGAAATCTACTGGCAGAAACAGCAGGAAGAGATGACCGAACTGGCCGAACAGGTGCGCGCCGAGCGCAGCGAGGGCCATAGCCTGGAGCTGGATATCGAGATCGACGGCGTGCGCATCAGCGGCTGGCTGCACCAGGTGCAAGAAGACGGCCTGCTGCGCTGGCGACCCGCCACCTTGTCGGCGGTGGATGGCATCTTGCTGTGGCTGGAGCATCTGGCGTATTGCTGCGCCGGCGGCACGGGCGAGAGCCGCATCTATGGGCGCAAAAACTCGGCCTGGCGTTTTGCCGCGCTTACGCCGGCGGAGGCCCGCACCCAGCTGGCGGAGCTGCTGGCGGGGTACCGGCGCGGCCTGTGCCAACCGCTGCTGCTGTTGAACAAGAGCGGATGGGCCTGGCTGAGCCAGTGTTACCAGCCGGAAACTCAGCAGATTGACTGGGAAGAAGAGACGCAGATCAAAGCGCGCGCCAAACTGCTGCAGGCCTGGCAGGGCGATCAGCGCATCCCGGGCGAAGGGGAGGACCCTTACGTTCAGCGCGTATTCCGCCAGTTGGATAATGATTATTTAGCGCAAATTCTGGTCGAAACAGAGCGTTATCTGCTGCCGGTGGCGCGGCATAACCTGGGGTAA
- a CDS encoding prepilin-type N-terminal cleavage/methylation domain-containing protein, giving the protein MRVNLQGESGGRDGFSLPEVLVAALLFAVSLLGLLQYHQVLLQSFQRQWQYRQAWSLAHRQLEVFAATGQNDVELPVGWRRELQFSGAEPGCRRLLVKVQTPQRQWAELSRWYCARR; this is encoded by the coding sequence GTGCGGGTTAACCTTCAGGGTGAAAGCGGGGGCCGCGATGGCTTCAGTTTGCCGGAGGTGTTGGTAGCCGCATTGCTGTTCGCGGTGTCGCTGTTGGGATTGTTACAGTATCATCAAGTGCTGCTGCAGTCGTTCCAGCGCCAGTGGCAGTATCGTCAGGCCTGGTCGCTGGCGCACCGCCAGCTGGAGGTCTTTGCCGCGACCGGGCAGAACGATGTTGAGTTGCCTGTGGGCTGGCGGCGTGAGCTGCAGTTCAGCGGCGCAGAGCCCGGCTGTCGGCGATTGCTGGTGAAGGTACAAACGCCGCAGCGGCAATGGGCGGAACTGAGCCGTTGGTATTGCGCTCGCCGCTAA